One cyanobiont of Ornithocercus magnificus DNA segment encodes these proteins:
- a CDS encoding four-carbon acid sugar kinase family protein has protein sequence MKVVVIDDDPTGSQTVHGCLLLLRWDVDTLQYGLNHPSPFLFILADTRAMSREDAAARNREICRCLDAALSANKQSRHNVLLVSRGDSTLRGHGILEPAVLATYFGPFDATLHAPAFLEGGRTTVDGVHRLYGKPVHMSPFAQDHLFGYNTSNLAEWVEEKSKGIIRAANVDRLSLKELDEAATSSTGMIALSNHLQRLTNNQIVVVDAEQQRQLTALGNVVRSLAGKRRFLFRAAASLVKALANPGSQPANARALAGFRRRSSLGELLPGLVLVGSHVPLARQQLKQLLATDRCRGIELPVHQIARAFEGNLPDLTLASLEQQWLIQLYKTLEDDHTPVLFTSHDELSFATRQAKRRFSKKLAQLTGRLAAAVAPQLGYLICKGGTTSQTLLAEGLSLTLVQLEGQLLPGLSLVRPLEYGNFWNLPILTFPGNLGDENTLLEAWLQMENT, from the coding sequence GTGAAGGTCGTAGTGATTGATGATGACCCCACTGGTTCTCAAACAGTACATGGGTGTTTGTTATTACTGCGTTGGGATGTTGACACTTTGCAGTATGGGCTAAATCATCCTTCCCCATTTCTTTTTATCTTAGCAGATACGCGAGCAATGTCCAGGGAAGATGCAGCAGCACGTAACCGAGAAATATGTCGTTGTCTTGATGCTGCACTGTCTGCTAATAAGCAATCCCGACACAATGTGTTGCTTGTGAGTCGTGGTGACTCAACTCTGCGCGGCCATGGAATACTAGAACCTGCTGTACTTGCTACTTATTTCGGTCCTTTTGATGCCACATTGCATGCACCCGCATTCTTAGAAGGCGGGCGCACGACTGTAGATGGTGTGCACCGACTTTATGGTAAACCAGTCCATATGTCCCCATTTGCTCAAGATCATCTGTTCGGCTACAATACTAGTAATTTAGCTGAGTGGGTCGAGGAGAAAAGTAAGGGCATTATTCGTGCTGCTAATGTAGACCGCCTGAGCCTGAAAGAGTTGGATGAGGCTGCTACGAGCAGTACTGGCATGATAGCATTGAGCAACCATCTACAGAGATTAACAAATAATCAGATAGTAGTGGTAGATGCTGAGCAACAGCGACAGCTGACAGCTCTTGGCAATGTGGTGCGATCTCTTGCTGGCAAGAGGCGATTTCTATTTCGAGCAGCCGCCAGCTTAGTAAAGGCACTAGCTAATCCAGGATCCCAGCCTGCAAACGCGCGAGCACTAGCAGGGTTTCGTCGCCGCAGCTCTCTTGGAGAACTTCTACCTGGGCTGGTGCTGGTTGGATCCCATGTACCCCTGGCTAGACAGCAGTTGAAGCAGTTGCTGGCAACAGATCGCTGCCGAGGCATAGAATTACCTGTGCATCAGATTGCTCGTGCCTTTGAGGGAAATTTACCAGATTTGACTTTAGCTAGCCTAGAGCAACAATGGCTTATCCAGCTCTATAAGACACTTGAAGATGATCATACACCAGTGCTATTCACTAGTCATGATGAGTTGAGCTTTGCTACAAGACAAGCCAAACGCCGCTTCTCTAAGAAGCTAGCGCAGCTGACAGGACGCCTGGCGGCTGCAGTAGCACCACAACTGGGATACCTAATATGTAAAGGAGGAACTACCAGCCAGACGTTATTAGCAGAAGGATTGAGTCTAACTTTAGTACAATTGGAGGGCCAGCTTCTGCCAGGTCTATCATTAGTGCGGCCTTTAGAATATGGAAATTTTTGGAACCTACCGATTTTAACCTTTCCTGGCAATCTTGGAGATGAGAATACTCTTTTAGAGGCCTGGCTACAAATGGAAAATACTTAA
- a CDS encoding alpha/beta hydrolase — protein sequence MVTAAPDAAMTSSWTFQGHSVHALCRAPLQPSGPALLLVHGFGASTDHWRHNIPFLSQHYEVHAIDLLGFGRSSKPTNLAYGGILWRDQLLYYIHERIGRPTVLVGNSLGGFAALAAGASLGKDAAGVVLLNAAGPFSDEQRQTSGIRATIFRTLLKNPLLQRLLFENLRRPRTIRRTLKQVYIDHTNVDEELVESIRRPSLEPGAFGVFRTVFNIPQGQPLDELFAQLRVPLLLLWGIRDPWINAEGRRAAFQRHAPVATTEIVLQAGHCPHDEVPDQVNIALLNWIQTSTMQHSTSSS from the coding sequence GTGGTGACTGCTGCTCCAGATGCCGCTATGACTAGCTCCTGGACTTTCCAGGGACATAGTGTCCACGCGCTATGCCGTGCCCCACTCCAACCCTCTGGTCCAGCCTTATTGCTAGTACATGGGTTTGGAGCCTCTACTGATCACTGGCGGCATAACATCCCATTCCTTAGCCAGCACTATGAGGTGCATGCAATAGACCTACTGGGCTTTGGTCGCAGTAGTAAGCCCACCAACCTTGCCTATGGTGGCATTCTCTGGCGTGACCAGCTTCTGTACTACATACACGAGCGTATAGGACGCCCTACAGTATTGGTAGGTAATTCCCTAGGGGGTTTCGCTGCCCTTGCCGCTGGTGCTAGTCTTGGAAAAGATGCTGCCGGTGTGGTTTTGCTCAATGCCGCTGGGCCCTTCAGTGACGAGCAGCGGCAAACGTCAGGGATACGAGCTACTATATTCAGGACTCTTCTCAAAAATCCCCTGCTACAGCGCTTACTATTCGAAAATCTACGTCGCCCAAGAACAATCCGTCGCACGCTCAAGCAAGTCTATATAGACCACACCAATGTTGACGAAGAGCTGGTTGAGTCAATTCGCCGGCCTTCCCTTGAGCCTGGAGCCTTTGGAGTGTTCCGCACTGTATTTAACATTCCCCAAGGTCAGCCTCTTGACGAACTTTTCGCGCAGCTGCGTGTACCATTGCTACTCCTTTGGGGCATTCGCGACCCCTGGATTAATGCTGAAGGACGGCGCGCTGCTTTCCAAAGACATGCACCTGTTGCTACCACTGAGATAGTTCTTCAAGCAGGTCACTGCCCTCATGATGAAGTACCTGACCAAGTAAATATCGCTTTGCTCAACTGGATACAGACATCCACAATGCAACATTCTACCAGTTCTAGCTAA
- a CDS encoding cation:proton antiporter — protein sequence MPLLAEISSHDLEMAETLIGVARFLLIFVTARLLAEILVRLQLPTILGELLAGVLIGASGFHLLVPPETQSTLSDSLLSLVSSLVSISPEMVSEIYNESFPSLESVADLGLFALLFLAGLESELEELIAVGSQAFTVALAGVVLPFAFGTWGLMAIFHVDAVPAIFAGASMTATSIGITASVFGELGYLKTREGQIVIGAAILDDILGIVILAVVVALASGNSLEIVPIAKLIIAAAVFVIVAITLSRTAAPAFDWLIEQLKAPGEVLVASFVITALSCFAATAIGLEAALGAFAAGLILSGSRYNHAIQQAVIPIVTLFATVFFVLVGAGIDLSVINPSNPSSRSSLVVAGFLLIIAIAGKLAAGWAFLSKQPTRRLVVGLGMMPRGEVGLIFLGLGTSAQLLSPSLETAILLMVVGTTFLSPLLLRLVLGGQQTPAVADKDVTTDPMPLP from the coding sequence ATGCCTTTGCTGGCCGAGATCTCTAGTCACGATCTCGAAATGGCGGAGACCCTAATTGGGGTTGCCCGTTTCCTGCTGATTTTTGTGACCGCCCGGCTGCTAGCGGAGATTTTGGTAAGGCTGCAGCTACCTACTATCCTTGGCGAGCTTCTTGCTGGTGTGCTAATCGGTGCCTCTGGATTTCATCTTTTAGTTCCACCAGAAACCCAGTCCACACTCAGTGATAGCTTGCTAAGTTTAGTCAGCTCACTTGTCTCGATCTCACCCGAGATGGTGTCAGAGATCTACAATGAAAGCTTTCCGTCACTCGAATCTGTAGCAGATTTAGGACTGTTTGCTCTTCTCTTTCTAGCTGGTCTCGAGAGTGAGCTTGAAGAGCTGATTGCAGTAGGTTCACAGGCTTTTACTGTTGCTCTTGCCGGAGTGGTGTTGCCTTTTGCTTTCGGCACCTGGGGTCTAATGGCCATCTTTCACGTTGATGCTGTTCCAGCAATTTTCGCTGGTGCCTCGATGACCGCTACCAGTATTGGTATTACAGCTAGTGTCTTTGGGGAGCTTGGCTACCTTAAAACCCGTGAAGGCCAAATAGTAATTGGTGCCGCTATTCTTGATGATATTCTCGGTATTGTTATCCTAGCAGTTGTAGTTGCTCTTGCCTCTGGCAATAGTCTCGAGATCGTGCCAATTGCAAAGCTCATTATCGCCGCCGCCGTTTTTGTAATTGTTGCTATTACTCTGAGCCGCACAGCTGCACCAGCCTTCGACTGGCTAATTGAACAACTCAAAGCACCCGGCGAGGTACTAGTTGCTTCATTCGTGATAACCGCATTGAGCTGCTTCGCGGCAACAGCTATTGGACTTGAAGCAGCACTTGGTGCTTTTGCAGCTGGATTGATTCTGAGTGGTTCCAGGTATAATCATGCCATTCAGCAAGCAGTTATACCGATCGTAACTCTCTTTGCCACAGTCTTCTTTGTGCTCGTCGGTGCTGGCATAGATTTATCAGTGATTAATCCTAGTAATCCTTCTAGTCGTTCTTCTCTTGTAGTTGCCGGTTTTCTCCTAATTATTGCTATTGCCGGCAAGCTGGCAGCTGGTTGGGCTTTCCTCAGCAAACAACCTACTCGTCGTTTGGTAGTTGGCCTTGGCATGATGCCTCGCGGCGAAGTTGGCCTGATCTTTCTTGGTCTTGGTACCAGTGCTCAGTTGCTATCGCCGTCGCTTGAAACTGCAATTCTGCTGATGGTAGTCGGCACCACGTTTCTATCACCGCTACTGCTACGTCTAGTACTTGGTGGGCAGCAAACACCAGCTGTGGCCGATAAAGATGTGACCACCGATCCGATGCCACTTCCCTAA
- a CDS encoding glycogen/starch/alpha-glucan phosphorylase encodes MSISQPLNLRLPTPGCTFDPERTGLDANSVFAGMTEHLFFTLGKLAPTASHHDLYMALSYAVRDRLMTRYLANIEAIRARPHKMVAYLSVEFLIGPQLNNNLLNLGIQKEAEEAVQRFGIESLQQIIEVEEEPGLGNGGLGRLAACYMESLASLQVPATGYGIRYEFGIFNQLIREGCQVEVTDKWLKGGWPWELPQPDEACCVGFGGRTESYLDDRGNYCSRWIPAEHAIGIPHDVPVLGYRVNTCNRLRLWRADATESFDFYAFNIGDYYGAVEEKVGSETLSKVLYPNDGTDEGRRLRLKQQHFFVSCSLQDMLRSLDNRGLAIADFPEYWTVQLNDTHPAIAVAELMRLLIDDHHFDWDKAWDITTRSMTYTNHTLLPEALEKWDLSLFSSLLPRHLELIYEINHRFLQQVRLCCPGNDSVQRELSIIDEEGGKAVRMAHLATIGSHHVNGVAALHSDLVRRQLLPGFAKLWPRKFSNVTNGVTPRRWVALANPKLAQLFDKYVGLDWITSMENLRHLEKWQYDHNFLEQWSDTKLAVKRRLSSYIHRHTGILVDPSSLFDVQVKRIHEYKRQHLNALQVVTQYLRIKNGQTRSLVPRTIIFGGKAAPGYYMAKLIIRLINGIAEMVNTDPSMDGCLRVLFLPDYSVKVGEQVYPAADLSEQISTAGKEASGTGNMKFALNGALTIGTLDGANVEIRERVGAENFFLFGKTVEEIHSLHRDGYQPWDLIQSVPELEEAIHLIELGHFSNGDGELFRPLLDNLTGSDPFFVMADFVDYLRAQEEVGQAWTNRMHWNRMSLLNTARTGFFSSDRSIREYCQNIWKVEQLKVEITCDAD; translated from the coding sequence ATGAGCATCTCCCAGCCTCTCAACCTACGTCTACCAACCCCGGGCTGCACTTTCGACCCTGAACGGACTGGCCTAGACGCTAACTCAGTGTTTGCTGGTATGACTGAGCATCTTTTCTTCACACTTGGTAAACTCGCTCCTACTGCTAGTCATCACGATCTCTACATGGCTCTGAGCTATGCAGTGCGCGACCGTCTGATGACTCGCTACCTAGCTAATATTGAGGCAATCCGAGCGCGTCCACACAAAATGGTCGCCTACCTCTCAGTTGAGTTCCTGATTGGCCCACAGCTAAACAATAACCTGCTGAATCTCGGCATACAGAAAGAGGCAGAAGAAGCAGTGCAGCGATTCGGCATTGAGTCGCTGCAGCAGATTATTGAGGTGGAGGAAGAGCCCGGCTTAGGCAATGGTGGTCTTGGGCGTCTTGCAGCTTGTTATATGGAATCTCTAGCTAGTCTGCAAGTGCCAGCAACTGGATATGGTATTCGCTATGAGTTTGGTATCTTTAACCAACTAATTCGTGAGGGCTGCCAAGTAGAAGTCACCGACAAGTGGCTTAAGGGAGGCTGGCCTTGGGAGCTTCCCCAGCCTGACGAAGCCTGCTGCGTAGGCTTCGGTGGACGTACCGAGAGTTATCTTGACGATAGAGGGAATTATTGCTCCCGATGGATCCCTGCTGAGCACGCTATTGGTATACCTCATGATGTACCAGTTCTAGGCTACCGTGTTAACACTTGCAATCGGTTGCGTCTGTGGAGAGCAGATGCTACCGAGAGCTTTGACTTTTATGCCTTCAATATTGGTGATTACTACGGTGCTGTAGAGGAAAAAGTAGGCAGTGAGACTCTTTCCAAGGTACTGTACCCAAATGATGGTACTGATGAAGGCCGCCGTTTGCGCTTAAAGCAACAGCACTTCTTCGTAAGCTGTTCTCTGCAAGATATGCTTCGCAGCTTAGATAACCGCGGGCTTGCAATCGCCGACTTTCCTGAATATTGGACTGTCCAGCTAAATGATACCCACCCAGCGATTGCCGTAGCTGAGCTAATGCGGCTTCTGATTGATGATCATCACTTTGACTGGGATAAGGCTTGGGATATTACTACCCGATCAATGACTTATACAAACCATACTTTGTTGCCTGAGGCCTTGGAGAAGTGGGACTTAAGCTTGTTCAGTAGCCTGCTACCCCGCCACCTGGAGCTGATCTACGAAATTAACCACCGCTTTTTGCAACAGGTTCGATTGTGCTGCCCTGGCAATGATTCAGTCCAGCGAGAGCTTTCTATTATCGATGAAGAGGGTGGCAAGGCAGTACGTATGGCTCATCTGGCCACTATCGGCTCTCATCATGTTAATGGTGTTGCCGCCTTACACTCAGATTTGGTACGTCGCCAGTTACTGCCAGGATTCGCCAAGCTCTGGCCAAGGAAGTTCAGCAATGTTACTAACGGTGTTACACCTCGGCGCTGGGTAGCTTTGGCTAATCCAAAGCTTGCCCAGTTGTTCGATAAATATGTTGGGCTCGACTGGATCACTAGCATGGAGAATCTTCGTCACCTTGAGAAGTGGCAGTATGACCACAACTTTTTAGAGCAATGGAGTGATACAAAGCTTGCAGTTAAGCGTAGACTCTCCAGCTATATACACCGACATACCGGTATACTGGTAGATCCCTCCTCGCTATTCGACGTACAGGTAAAACGTATCCATGAGTACAAGCGACAGCACCTCAATGCATTGCAAGTAGTAACTCAATACCTGCGCATCAAAAATGGTCAGACTAGAAGTCTGGTACCGCGCACTATAATCTTTGGTGGTAAGGCAGCACCGGGATATTACATGGCGAAGCTAATAATCCGCCTCATTAATGGTATTGCTGAGATGGTAAACACCGATCCCAGTATGGACGGCTGCTTGCGAGTACTATTCCTGCCTGACTATAGTGTTAAGGTAGGAGAGCAAGTATATCCTGCTGCTGATCTATCCGAGCAGATCTCTACAGCAGGCAAGGAAGCATCTGGAACTGGCAACATGAAGTTTGCCTTGAATGGGGCACTCACTATCGGCACTCTTGATGGTGCTAACGTAGAGATTCGTGAGCGAGTTGGTGCTGAAAACTTTTTTCTCTTTGGGAAAACTGTTGAAGAGATTCACTCCCTACACCGGGATGGATACCAGCCCTGGGATTTGATCCAGTCAGTTCCTGAATTAGAAGAGGCTATTCATTTGATAGAGCTTGGCCACTTTAGCAATGGTGATGGAGAATTGTTCCGGCCCTTGTTAGATAATCTCACTGGTAGTGATCCGTTCTTTGTGATGGCTGACTTTGTCGACTACCTACGTGCCCAAGAAGAGGTAGGTCAAGCTTGGACAAACCGCATGCACTGGAATCGGATGTCGCTACTGAACACTGCCCGCACAGGGTTCTTCTCGTCAGATCGATCGATCCGTGAGTACTGCCAGAATATTTGGAAGGTTGAGCAACTGAAGGTAGAGATCACTTGCGATGCAGACTGA
- a CDS encoding ABC transporter permease yields MKRYWLSLRRFWSTALASQLEYQANVLIDLLAIGLSLTGSLFTLSLFFGPQGRNLGGWTWEEALIVQGLYTTFDGMSSAWLRPNLGAIVTYVREGTLDFVLLKPIDSQFWLSLRDLEPAGLPEMAFGLTLTAWAAAHAGAPFSPAALMTVLGMLISGSLILYSIWFLIAATSIWFVKTWNATEVLRVLLASGRYPVSAYPAVLRLIFTLILPVAFLTTVPAQVILGRVTAPMLLTGLGLAGMFFAIARFFWLYALSCYTSASS; encoded by the coding sequence ATGAAACGCTACTGGTTAAGCCTGCGACGTTTCTGGAGCACTGCTTTAGCGAGCCAGCTGGAATATCAGGCAAATGTGCTAATTGACTTGCTAGCCATAGGACTCAGCTTGACTGGCAGTCTGTTTACCTTATCCCTTTTCTTTGGGCCGCAGGGTCGCAATCTTGGAGGCTGGACTTGGGAAGAGGCACTAATAGTACAAGGATTATACACAACTTTTGATGGCATGTCTAGCGCTTGGCTACGTCCCAATCTTGGAGCTATTGTCACTTATGTACGTGAAGGAACCCTCGATTTTGTGTTGCTAAAACCTATTGATAGCCAATTTTGGCTCTCTCTGAGAGATCTAGAGCCTGCTGGGTTGCCTGAAATGGCTTTTGGCTTGACACTGACAGCTTGGGCAGCTGCTCATGCTGGTGCCCCATTCTCGCCCGCAGCGTTGATGACAGTATTAGGCATGTTGATATCTGGCAGCCTAATCCTTTATTCCATATGGTTTTTAATTGCAGCCACCAGCATCTGGTTCGTAAAAACCTGGAATGCTACTGAAGTGCTACGGGTGCTCCTTGCGTCGGGACGATATCCTGTTAGCGCTTATCCAGCAGTGCTGCGCTTAATATTTACACTGATATTGCCAGTTGCTTTCCTCACGACCGTACCTGCTCAAGTAATCCTAGGCCGTGTCACAGCGCCAATGCTCTTAACTGGCTTAGGGCTAGCAGGTATGTTCTTTGCAATTGCTCGCTTTTTCTGGTTATATGCTCTGAGTTGTTATACTTCTGCATCGAGCTGA
- a CDS encoding multidrug ABC transporter permease yields the protein MRIFGLNRPIVRALLGSQYAHMLEYRAEIALWAFSGVLPFIMLSLWRGSGAGDSFGFEGIGLDRYFLSAFLVRQFSVVWVVYAFEEDALLGRLSPYLLQPLHPLWRYVAAHLGEQLTRLPFAFGIAGVFFLLNPAALWLPSPKVLLMAWLAIWLAFAIGFLLQSLISALCFWSEKASALERLLFIPFLFLSGLLAPLSAFPPAVQAVVKWTPFPYLVDFPARLLSGQPVDIVVGFITQFTWTLVLLPIVLILWRMGVSHYSAMGA from the coding sequence ATGCGAATCTTCGGCCTTAATCGACCGATTGTGCGCGCTCTGCTTGGATCTCAGTATGCTCACATGCTTGAGTACCGAGCTGAGATCGCTCTCTGGGCTTTTTCCGGTGTTTTGCCATTCATCATGCTCAGCCTCTGGAGAGGCAGTGGTGCAGGCGATAGCTTCGGTTTTGAGGGAATTGGCTTGGATCGGTACTTCCTAAGTGCTTTTCTAGTACGTCAATTCTCCGTGGTTTGGGTGGTGTATGCCTTTGAAGAGGACGCCTTGCTGGGCCGCCTGTCACCATATCTACTCCAGCCGCTGCACCCACTCTGGCGTTATGTAGCCGCCCACCTTGGAGAACAGCTAACTCGTCTTCCGTTTGCTTTTGGCATCGCCGGAGTATTCTTTCTGCTAAATCCTGCTGCACTTTGGCTGCCTTCCCCTAAAGTACTTTTAATGGCATGGTTGGCTATTTGGTTAGCCTTTGCTATTGGCTTCTTGCTACAAAGCTTAATTTCAGCTCTCTGCTTCTGGAGCGAGAAAGCCAGTGCTCTTGAGAGGCTGTTATTTATTCCCTTTCTTTTCCTCTCTGGCTTATTGGCACCGCTAAGTGCTTTCCCTCCAGCAGTACAAGCTGTGGTGAAATGGACGCCTTTTCCTTACCTGGTAGATTTTCCAGCCAGGCTCCTCTCTGGACAACCAGTTGATATAGTTGTTGGCTTTATCACACAGTTCACTTGGACCTTGGTGTTACTACCAATAGTACTAATTCTCTGGCGTATGGGCGTAAGCCACTATAGTGCTATGGGAGCATGA
- a CDS encoding ABC transporter has product MIEVEQLRKTYRVAEKQPGLTGTLRHFLRRRHRDVMAVRDVSFCIAPGEMVGFLGANGAGKTTTLKMLCGLIHPSAGKLEVAGHLPHRRHPDFLRRITLVMGQRQQLLWDLPPLDSLRVNAAVYGISDHEAKLRINELAGMLELGKELTQPVRKLSLGQRMKAELLAALLHQPEVLFLDEPTLGLDVNAQARVRQFLADYNRRTGATVLLTSHYMADITALCQRVLLIHEGSLFHDGPLESLTTNLAPHRRVHFELQEPIQPEKFAGLGDLETLKDREVTLLVSRDRLTTTVAHLLERFTVVDLEVNDPPIDELIGSLFRQGKL; this is encoded by the coding sequence ATGATTGAGGTTGAGCAGCTCAGGAAGACATACAGGGTTGCGGAAAAACAGCCTGGTCTCACTGGGACTTTGCGGCACTTTCTGCGCCGCCGTCATCGGGATGTAATGGCAGTACGCGATGTTTCATTTTGCATTGCGCCTGGTGAGATGGTTGGTTTCCTTGGGGCAAATGGAGCAGGCAAGACTACTACGCTAAAGATGCTATGTGGTCTCATTCATCCCAGTGCAGGAAAACTAGAGGTGGCTGGGCATCTTCCTCACCGCCGACATCCAGATTTCCTGCGCCGCATCACGCTTGTAATGGGACAGAGACAGCAACTGCTCTGGGACTTGCCACCGCTAGACTCACTGCGAGTTAACGCTGCTGTTTATGGCATCAGTGATCATGAAGCGAAGCTACGAATCAATGAACTAGCTGGAATGCTAGAACTTGGCAAGGAGCTCACTCAGCCTGTAAGGAAACTCTCTCTTGGCCAGCGCATGAAGGCAGAACTGCTGGCAGCGTTGCTGCATCAACCAGAAGTGTTATTCCTTGACGAGCCAACTTTAGGTCTCGATGTCAACGCTCAGGCAAGAGTGCGTCAATTTTTAGCAGACTACAACCGCCGTACTGGTGCTACAGTACTGTTGACCAGCCATTACATGGCTGACATCACAGCCTTATGTCAACGAGTATTGTTGATTCACGAGGGCTCTTTGTTTCATGATGGTCCCCTAGAATCTCTGACTACTAATTTAGCACCACACCGGCGTGTCCACTTTGAGCTGCAGGAGCCTATTCAACCAGAAAAATTTGCTGGGTTGGGTGATCTGGAAACTCTCAAAGATAGGGAAGTGACACTGCTAGTGTCCCGCGATCGCCTCACGACTACAGTGGCACATCTACTGGAGCGTTTCACAGTCGTAGATCTTGAGGTCAATGACCCTCCAATTGATGAGCTGATTGGCTCTTTGTTTCGCCAGGGAAAACTCTAA
- a CDS encoding ribonuclease III — MEQKRRRRLQVLCQELGFISNTLTEEGLERMDEALTHTSSGRPQNYEQLEFLGDAVLRLAATEFIARSQPHLTVGQRSALRAQLVSDRWLAAVGREVNIEQLLRVGPIAARDTAARNTLRAEATEALIGALYIATGNLDMVHHWLTPYWLRSSAALLSDPHRGNSKSALQEWSQGRQLGLPNYRCEQRSCRHGDLQRFLCQVTLGDQMLGEGWGGSRRKAEQAAARNALTQLQKEQVRDTLCQLTNYRHKSVDALRLDKT, encoded by the coding sequence ATGGAGCAAAAACGGCGCCGTCGACTGCAAGTCCTTTGTCAAGAGCTTGGTTTCATCTCCAATACTCTCACTGAGGAAGGTCTAGAACGGATGGATGAGGCTCTCACACATACCTCATCGGGTCGGCCACAGAATTACGAGCAGCTAGAGTTTCTCGGCGATGCAGTGCTAAGGCTGGCAGCCACAGAATTTATTGCCCGTAGCCAACCTCACTTAACAGTAGGGCAACGCTCAGCGCTGCGAGCGCAACTAGTTAGTGATCGTTGGCTAGCAGCTGTAGGTAGGGAGGTTAATATCGAGCAGCTACTGCGAGTGGGACCTATAGCTGCAAGAGATACAGCTGCCCGCAATACCCTGCGGGCAGAAGCCACTGAAGCACTAATCGGCGCACTCTATATAGCCACTGGCAATTTAGACATGGTTCATCATTGGCTAACGCCATATTGGCTTCGCAGTAGTGCAGCGTTGTTGTCAGATCCACATCGGGGTAATAGCAAATCAGCCCTGCAGGAGTGGAGTCAAGGTCGGCAGCTAGGCCTTCCTAATTACAGATGTGAGCAGCGTAGCTGCCGCCATGGAGATTTGCAGCGGTTTCTATGTCAGGTTACGCTAGGCGATCAGATGCTAGGCGAGGGATGGGGTGGTTCACGCCGCAAGGCAGAGCAAGCAGCAGCACGTAATGCATTAACCCAGCTCCAGAAGGAGCAGGTAAGAGACACTCTGTGCCAGTTAACTAACTATAGACACAAATCTGTAGATGCATTAAGATTAGATAAGACTTGA